The Desulfobacterales bacterium nucleotide sequence CCATGACGCAAGCAGAATATGACTCCCGGACGGCAGGCGGGAATATCCGTTCTCGGAGGAACAACGGCATAGAGGCCCGTACCGGCCTCTTCCAGCTCAGCCCGGCGCGATTCTAAAAATTGAAGCAGGTCAAGACGGAATTCGTCGAGAGAAAAATCGGTAAGCGAAACGGCGTCGTCAAAATCTTCCAGGTCAAGAACTTCGTTTTTAAGCCGTTTCAATTGCCGGTCTCTGAACAAAAGGTCTTCTTTGATCAACTCCTCAAGCTGGCCGGGATTTAGCAGATTGTCCGTCTGGGTGGCAGCCAGGTCAACCAGCGCCATACGGGCCTCCACACGATGTTTGACGTTTAAATATCGGTCAAGATCGGCAACAGGCCAGAAATTGACCAGATGGACCTCATGGTTTCGTGAACCGATCCGGTCTATACGGCCGAAACGCTGAATAATCCTGACAGGATTCCAGTGGATGTCGAAATTTATAAGCAGGTCGCAATCTTGGAGATTCTGGCCTTCGGAGATGCAGTCTGTGGCAATGAGAAGATCGATCTCCTCTGTCTGAGGAAATCGGGGTTGGGCCGCCCGTGATTTGGATAATGGCGAAAAATTGGTCAGGATGTCATCGTAGTCGGCATTTCCCAGCGAAGTGTGATTACTGCCGTCGCCGACGATAAGCGCCGTGTGGATACCGAGTCGTTCTTGCGCCCACATTGCCAGTTGGTCATAAAGGTAATGAGCGGTATCAGCAAAGGCGGTAAAGACCAGTGCCTTGCGGTTGGTCTTTCCATCGCGATTACCCGTAGGTTCTTTCACCTTCCTTTCGATGAGCGTGCGCAGTTCCGCCAGCTTGCCGTCCCGGTCAGGTTTTACAGCTGCGGTCTTTTCCAGAAGAAACTGGAGCTGGACCCGGTCCTGTCGAACCTCTTTTAACCACTCAGGCAGTTTGAGATGCCCCAGATGAATGCGTCGCTTACCGCCGATGGTGAACTCTTCGTTGTCAAAATCAGGATCTTCGAACTGATCCGGAGTCAAAGCGTCATAGTCTACTTCCGGATTTTCATCGATATGTTTTTCAAAGGCGAAAATTCGCTCTTCGAGGCGGTCAATTTTGTCGATGGTTCGCTGCAGGGTCAAGCGGAAGGAATCCACCGAACTTTCAAGGCGCTTGAGAAAATTGACCTTCATCATGGCGATCAAAATTCGTTCGCGGCCTTCTTGAGTGAATGCGCCCAAAATCGTGTCAAGGTACATGGTTCGTATCGCTTCAGGAAGATCTTCCCTCAGTTTAGCCGTGGGATGATAAAGAGCCAGATTGAGGGCGCTGATCTCCGAATTTAGCTGTTCGAACGACAGAAAGCGCTGTTGCAGGTCTATCGGAGGATGCAGTGAGCGCGGAACAGTCCGCTTGGGGAATCCTCCAAGTCGCGTCATCTCTTCCTTATAGTAACTGGCAATCTGACTGCGGGAGCGGGCAATGCTGAGACCGTCGAGAAGTTTGAAAAAATCGCCGCCCAAGGCAGAAAGCAGATCGCGGGTCTTACGCTCTCTTGCCGGTTTTTTGGCCCAATTAGTAAATTGTGTTTGAGCCTTTCGGCTTGTTTCCCGTATGGACTCGATGCCAAGGGATTCGGTAAAAGCCGTGTCGGCCCGGTCATCTCTGGCCACGTCGCCGCCCGCTATAAAGGATATCTGGTTGCGAAGGTCGGCAAGCTGATTGTTTACGGGTGTGGCAGACAGCAGGAGAACCTTTGTGCGGACGCCGGATGTAATTATGTCCTTCATCAACCGCTCGTATCGACTTTGTCGCGGCTGTTCGCCGGGACGCTGGCGGGCCAAGGCGTTGTTGCGGAAATTGTGGGATTCATCAATGACAACCAGATCGTAATTTCCCCAGTTCAATGTGCCAAGATCAATTCCATCAACATCTCCCCTATCACGGGAAAGATCCGTGTGGGAAAGCACGTCATAACGGAACCGATCCGCAAGGAACGGGTTGAGAGAGCTGTTGGAACGATACACTGTCCAGTTGCGGCGCAACTTTTTCGGACATAGCACCAGAACACGTTCATTACGAAGTTCAAAAAACTTGATAACTGCAAGGGCGGTGAAGGTTTTTCCGAGACCTACGCTATCTGCAAGGATACAGCCGTTATAGGCAAGAATTTTATTGATTGCCGCTTTTGCTCCGTCCTTCTGAAAGGAGAAGAGAGTTTGCCAGATATGGGTATCCGGGATCGCCGTTTGTCGCAGAGACTCGTCAATATCACGGGTGCCTTCTATAAACTCCCTGAAAATGTTAAAAAGCGTCAGATAGTAGATAAATTGAGGGGATTGGTTATCGTAAAGCCGGGACAGTTCCTTTAATACGGTTTCTTTGACATCCTCAACAATTTCGGTATTGTTCCATAAACTATCAAACCACGTTAGAAGTGCATTGCGGTCACGGTCGTCAGCTACGACGAGATTAAGTTCTATATTGCCGCCGTTCGGGTTAAGGCCTAAACCGGGAACGGTAAAGTTGGAACTGCCGACCAGAGCATGGGCGACTTTCCCATCTTGGACGTGATAAAGTTTTCCATGCAGAAATGAGGTGCGGGTTATTGAGCGGATTTCAACTTTGCGGCGAATCCAGTCGGCGCAATCTTTTGCCAACCGGCGCTGAAACAGCTGGTTGCCCAGGAATAGCCCCTGTTCTGTAAGGTTGTACCGACGCGACTGTTTGTTCTCACGGTCAAGGTTGCGTACAAACCGGGGTTCACCAAACAGGAAACGAAGGGATTGGATGGTCTCCAACTCGTTACGCAAGGCGTCAAAGGCATGGATCGTAAAATAGGCTGAAACAAACGATAATTTTACCCCTGGGGCAATAGAGCCTGAGACAAAATCTCCTGCAGAACCATGGAGGTAGTTGTCTCTGATCCCAGAAGTGTTCGTATCATCCGGCATTCAATACATATCCCATTCATACTGATGAGGATAAAAACGGATTTCAGGCCGAAATAACTGATGAAATAAAGTCTTGCGACCTTGGAATACCATAATGTGTGTTTGAGTGAACTGAATATACTGATGGGATCATTTATCGTCAAGAAAAAACAATTTTAAATGGATCAGTTATCTCATTTAAAATGATCGTTCCAGATATACTGGCAAACCCTCAGGATATTAGCTGTTTTCAAAACAGTGGATATGTCTGAAAAACCAATTACGCCACAAGAGCTCTTGCCATCAAACTTCCAGGCGACGATTTCATTGTAAAATAATCAATTCAATTGTATGCATGTGCTTAACCTTAAAGGTGCATAAAAAACATGCAAGGGTATAGAAAAAAAGAATGATAACAGGGCATTTGAATATGCCTGGGCATGAGAAAAGAGCTGTTCCAATTATGAACCGAGAACTGAATATTGTGGTGATGCCAAGCGGTGCACTTCAGACGGAATGGATTGAAACCGCGCAACCGCTCAATAAAAGCAGCCGCTTGCTTCAAGAAGAAATTTTCAAAAGATTTATGATCGGTACCGGTGCCGGCCTTCTATATTTAGGTTTCTGTGATAAACAGATCCAGCTGACGCCTTCCCTTGAATACTGGCAAAATTTCGCCGGGCAGTTTGTCCGGGAACTCAGCCGAACGCCTGAATTGGAGACGCTTCGCCATAGAGCAACCATCGTTGCTGCCGACGGTTTGTTTAATAAATTCTCCGACAGCGCGCCCCTGATGACGGGCGCCGAATACATCAACGCAGACTTGCTTGAAACGATATGGTCAGAACTGAACGCGGCCTTTGCCCAGGCGATTAAATCCTTTAAGGGCCGTGTTGCAGAATTTATCCGCACCTACAGCCCGGATGTGCATCTGGTAGGCCGGGTATTTTTTCATCTGGTGGAAAATAAAGATGAAAACCGCCCTTTTGCCTTTCTGGCCACCTATTCAACCCGCCTGAATAACCAGGGGAAATCAAAACACCTGCCGCTTAAATATGCTTTAAAAGAATATGAAAATGAAAAAGGCAAATTGCTGGAACTGCTGGCAACCGTTCATTCGGCGGCTGGACAAAGCGCCTTTTTAACCGGTCTTCTCAACAGCGGAGAACTGTTTCACCCTCTGGCTTGGTCAGCCGCCGAGGCTTTTTCATTTTTAAAGGAGGTTTCGGCCTACGAAGCCTGTGGTATTTTATGTCGCATTCCAAACTGGTGGAAAGGCGCGCCGTCAAAGATCGGATTAACTATCAATGTCGGCAACAAGATGCCGTCTTTTATCGGTATGGATGCGTTGTTGAATTTCGATGTACGGCTGGTTCTTGGGGATAGTGAAATTTCAGAGGAAGAGGCCATGCAGCTCCTGCAGGAGTCGGAAGGACTCGCATTCATAAAAAACAGGTGGGTGGCGGTAGATCCTGAAAAACTGCAACAGACCCTGGCGGCCTACGAACGAGCAAAAAAAATGATGACGGAACAGGGCCTGAGTTTGCAGGATGCCTTGCGCCTGCAACTGAAACCGGAAAAGCTGCTCGATATGCCGGCTGCTGAAATAAACTGCAGCGTTTCGAATGGAAAATGGCTTGAATCCGTCATAAAAAAATTGCTCAACCCCGATCTGATTGCCTCGCTGAAACCTGGACGGGCGTTTAGGGCCACCCTCAGGAAATATCAGCAGAAAGGAGTGGACTGGCTGCTTTTTTTACACTCCCTTTGCTTTGGCGCCTGCCTGGCCGACGATATGGGGCTGGGCAAGACCGTACAGGTCCTCGCTTTTTTACATATCTTAAAGTTCGGGTTGAAAAAATCAACGCCTCCTCCCCAGGCCAATCTGCTGGTCGTTCCGGCTTCGCTCATTTCCAACTGGGTCAATGAAATCGAACGTTTTGCGCCTGACCTGAAGTATCTTGTGGCTCATCCCGGAGCAAATTCAGGGGCAGGCGCCGCGCCGATAGACTTGCAGCCGCTGAATGCCTTTGATCTGATCATCACAACCTATGGTCTGGTTCAAAAATACAGCCGTCTGCAAGCCCATTCATGGAATTACATCATTTTAGACGAAGCCCAGGCCATCAAAAACCCGGGAACCAAGCAGACGAAAGCCGTCAAAAAGCTCGCCGGCCGCAACCGCATCATCATGACCGGAACCCCCATTGAAAACCGACTGTCGGACCTGTGGTCCCTGTTTGATTTTTTAAATCCCGGGCTTTTGGGAAACAGCTCAGAATTCAAGCAGTTTTCAAAAGATTTAAGCGCTGATCCGACCGGGTATGCCGGACTGCGCAAGCTGATTCGACCTTATATCTTAAGACGGCTGAAAACCGATAAGTCGATCATATCCGATTTGCCGGACAAGATTGAAATGAAAACCTATGCTTCCTTGAGCCATAAACAGATCCTGCTGTACAAAAACTTAACCGGCGAGATAAAAGAAGTGATTGCCCGCACCGACGGTATTCAGCGCAGGGGAGTCATTCTGGCATCCCTGATGAAATTCAAACAGCTTTGCAATCATCCGGATCAATATCTGGGAACCGGCGGATTTGATGAAAAAGAGAGCGGAAAGTTTTCAAGACTCAGGGAAATCTGTGAAACCATCTATGAAAAAAGAGAAAAAGTTCTGGTATTTACCCAATTTAAAGAAATTACCCAACCGCTGGCCGAATTTATGGAAGGTATTTTTAAATGCAGCGGTTTGATATTGCACGGAAGCGTCCCGGTTGATAAAAGAAAAAAAATCATTGAACAGTTTCAAAGTCCGGCCTATGTTCCGTTCATGGTGCTGTCTCTAAAGGCCGGCGGGGTTGGATTGAATTTGACGGAAGCCAATCATGTCGTTCATTTTGACCGCTGGTGGAATCCAGCGGTTGAAAATCAGGCCACCGACCGGGCTTTTAGAATCGGGCAGAAAAAGAATGTGGTGGTTCACAAGTTTCTGACCAGGGGAACGATTGAAGAGCGCATTGATATGATGCTGGAAGAAAAAGCCCGCCTGACGCAGGATATCATTGCCGCCGGCGGAGAGTCCTGGATAACCGAAATGAAAAATGATGAATTGCTGGATCTGTTTAAACTCTCTTTATGATAAATTGAAAGGTGAACGATGAGATATTGGGGCTATCCACGGTATGTCTCAGTTGCGGAAAAAAAAGCAAAAGCCGCCGGAAGCTTGGCAAAACTCAGAAAGAAGAATCCGCAGCTACAGCCGATTATTATCGAAGGATCGGCGATTGCAAAAACATGGTGGGGGAAATCATGGAATCTCAATCTGGAACGGTATGCGGATTACAGCAACCGCATCGGCCGCGGGCGCAGCTATGTGCGTCATGGCGCCGTGCTCGATCTTCAGATCCGTCCCGGCCAGGTCAAAGCGCTGGTGCAGGGTACCAGGGTAAAGCCTTACATGGTCATTATCCAGATAAGGGAAATAACGAAAAACATCTGGCAAAAGATGGAGGCGGCCTGTGCCGGCAAGCTGGATTCCCTGCCGGAGCTGTTGGACGGGAAGTTTCCCAAAGCCCTGGGCGAAATATTTACGGCCCGGGGACAGGGGCTGTTCCCCTCCCCGCAGGAGATTGAATTTAATTGCAGTTGCCCGGACTGGGCTTATATGTGCAAACACGTGGCTGCCACTCTGTATGGAATCGGGAGCCGGCTGGATGTAAATCCCGGCCTGTTTTTCGAACTGCGCAAAGTCAATATGGATGATCTGATTCAGCAGGCTGTTAAAGACCAGAGTCGCCGGTTGCTGAAAAAAGCGAGGGAAACAAGCGCCCGAATGATTGCCGAACCGGATCTGGCCGGCCTGTTCGGTA carries:
- a CDS encoding DEAD/DEAH box helicase; this translates as MNRELNIVVMPSGALQTEWIETAQPLNKSSRLLQEEIFKRFMIGTGAGLLYLGFCDKQIQLTPSLEYWQNFAGQFVRELSRTPELETLRHRATIVAADGLFNKFSDSAPLMTGAEYINADLLETIWSELNAAFAQAIKSFKGRVAEFIRTYSPDVHLVGRVFFHLVENKDENRPFAFLATYSTRLNNQGKSKHLPLKYALKEYENEKGKLLELLATVHSAAGQSAFLTGLLNSGELFHPLAWSAAEAFSFLKEVSAYEACGILCRIPNWWKGAPSKIGLTINVGNKMPSFIGMDALLNFDVRLVLGDSEISEEEAMQLLQESEGLAFIKNRWVAVDPEKLQQTLAAYERAKKMMTEQGLSLQDALRLQLKPEKLLDMPAAEINCSVSNGKWLESVIKKLLNPDLIASLKPGRAFRATLRKYQQKGVDWLLFLHSLCFGACLADDMGLGKTVQVLAFLHILKFGLKKSTPPPQANLLVVPASLISNWVNEIERFAPDLKYLVAHPGANSGAGAAPIDLQPLNAFDLIITTYGLVQKYSRLQAHSWNYIILDEAQAIKNPGTKQTKAVKKLAGRNRIIMTGTPIENRLSDLWSLFDFLNPGLLGNSSEFKQFSKDLSADPTGYAGLRKLIRPYILRRLKTDKSIISDLPDKIEMKTYASLSHKQILLYKNLTGEIKEVIARTDGIQRRGVILASLMKFKQLCNHPDQYLGTGGFDEKESGKFSRLREICETIYEKREKVLVFTQFKEITQPLAEFMEGIFKCSGLILHGSVPVDKRKKIIEQFQSPAYVPFMVLSLKAGGVGLNLTEANHVVHFDRWWNPAVENQATDRAFRIGQKKNVVVHKFLTRGTIEERIDMMLEEKARLTQDIIAAGGESWITEMKNDELLDLFKLSL
- a CDS encoding helicase-related protein, encoding MPDDTNTSGIRDNYLHGSAGDFVSGSIAPGVKLSFVSAYFTIHAFDALRNELETIQSLRFLFGEPRFVRNLDRENKQSRRYNLTEQGLFLGNQLFQRRLAKDCADWIRRKVEIRSITRTSFLHGKLYHVQDGKVAHALVGSSNFTVPGLGLNPNGGNIELNLVVADDRDRNALLTWFDSLWNNTEIVEDVKETVLKELSRLYDNQSPQFIYYLTLFNIFREFIEGTRDIDESLRQTAIPDTHIWQTLFSFQKDGAKAAINKILAYNGCILADSVGLGKTFTALAVIKFFELRNERVLVLCPKKLRRNWTVYRSNSSLNPFLADRFRYDVLSHTDLSRDRGDVDGIDLGTLNWGNYDLVVIDESHNFRNNALARQRPGEQPRQSRYERLMKDIITSGVRTKVLLLSATPVNNQLADLRNQISFIAGGDVARDDRADTAFTESLGIESIRETSRKAQTQFTNWAKKPARERKTRDLLSALGGDFFKLLDGLSIARSRSQIASYYKEEMTRLGGFPKRTVPRSLHPPIDLQQRFLSFEQLNSEISALNLALYHPTAKLREDLPEAIRTMYLDTILGAFTQEGRERILIAMMKVNFLKRLESSVDSFRLTLQRTIDKIDRLEERIFAFEKHIDENPEVDYDALTPDQFEDPDFDNEEFTIGGKRRIHLGHLKLPEWLKEVRQDRVQLQFLLEKTAAVKPDRDGKLAELRTLIERKVKEPTGNRDGKTNRKALVFTAFADTAHYLYDQLAMWAQERLGIHTALIVGDGSNHTSLGNADYDDILTNFSPLSKSRAAQPRFPQTEEIDLLIATDCISEGQNLQDCDLLINFDIHWNPVRIIQRFGRIDRIGSRNHEVHLVNFWPVADLDRYLNVKHRVEARMALVDLAATQTDNLLNPGQLEELIKEDLLFRDRQLKRLKNEVLDLEDFDDAVSLTDFSLDEFRLDLLQFLESRRAELEEAGTGLYAVVPPRTDIPACRPGVIFCLRHGKDGGIQSYPGESAPRPSDSAHINPLAPHYLVYVHDDGTVRFSFAQPKESLLLLRGIAAGETVPLIQLCDRFDAD